In Legionella cincinnatiensis, the DNA window GAAAGTATCGATTACACAATAAAATACTTACTCCCCGAACAATATGAACGCGAAATTTATAAAAAGGACTTGGCGCTGGAGGTTATTGAACTAGCCTGTGACAAATGTAACAAATCTAATCCTTCGAATGAACAACTGCAATGGAGTAATCAAATCAAGCAATTGGCAAATCAGATTGATCTTGATCTCATGAACGAATACACCATCTATAACAACTTAATTTCTGAATCAAGCACCACAGCCCTAAATGGACGTGATTTTGCATATACGAAAATTAATATCGATAATAAGCCAGGAGAAGAACCTATAACAGTAATTAAAAGTTTCCATGCACATATACTTTTATGGGATAGTGGTTTTATAGGAATAACTACTTCGAAAGAAGCTCAAAAAATTAAAGATGCAATTGAAGTGTATAAAAATTTGCCTCCCGATACCAGTATGGCCAAACGACTTGAGTCCTTATGCACCATACAAGATCATTGTAACACTTATCTGACCATATATAAAAATGATCACTCCAAAGGGCGCTATAAATTTGTAGAACATCTAGCCACTAATATTGAAAAAGAATTAAATAACTTATGTGTTTTTATAACAGCAAATAAAGAGGACAGCAATGATGCAACACCTGTTTTAATAGGTTTTAAAGCGTCTGGGTAAATTGTTGGATATCCTATTGATTCATATGTTAAGCTTTGAACCTTTCTAAGGTAAATTTATTTTGACATAAATAATGAATACCCAAATCAATCAAGAAAAAAAACAATTATGGATTATTTTATTAATTGTTCTAATCAGCTTTCTTAGCTCATCCATTGCTTACCCAATTTTTCCACCTTTATTTTTACACTCAAGTAGCCATTCAATTATTGGAGCTGACTGGAGTGAAACAGGAAGACGCATTTTACTGGGAATTACTCTGGCAACGTTTCCATTAGGACAATTCATTGGCGCTCCCATTCTAGGAAAAAACTCTGATTTATATGGACGAAAAAAAATACTCATTCTAAGTTTAGCTGGGAGTTTACTTGGCTATTTATTCACAGTTTTCTCCTTTTGGACAAATTGCTTTTGGCTCTTGTTGTTCAGTCGCTTTTTCACTGGATTTATGGAAGGAACCTTTGCTGTGGCACGAGCATACGCTTCTGAATTGACCACCATCAACAAATTTGTGAGTTTTGGCAGAATCAACAGCATGGCTGCTATTGGTTATATTATTGGACCAGTCATTGGTGGTTTATTATCAGATTCAAAGATTCTTCCATGGTTCTCCTGGACTTTTCCTTTTACTATCGCAGCCCTAGCTACTATTGCAACATTGGTACTTGCTTGGTGGAAATTACCAGAACATAAAGGACAGAGCATTTCGACAAAAGAGTCCGTATGGGATCAACTGAATATTGTTCGTCAATTCGTGTTATTATTTCAAAATA includes these proteins:
- a CDS encoding MFS transporter, which codes for MNTQINQEKKQLWIILLIVLISFLSSSIAYPIFPPLFLHSSSHSIIGADWSETGRRILLGITLATFPLGQFIGAPILGKNSDLYGRKKILILSLAGSLLGYLFTVFSFWTNCFWLLLFSRFFTGFMEGTFAVARAYASELTTINKFVSFGRINSMAAIGYIIGPVIGGLLSDSKILPWFSWTFPFTIAALATIATLVLAWWKLPEHKGQSISTKESVWDQLNIVRQFVLLFQNNPHLKLLLLISTLFTFAVDIFYEFGPVYLAGKWLMSPAMIAIYNAALSATLALGASWLPRHLSKHIPVHKIITLSMMATALIFACMIAFQYRVPMFLFFALIGFSITSVTTTMTIHISNRAHSAIQGEVMGAQLSLRTLGDAFICLFGGLLIVVSLILPIILCCVTALVASFLCILYLKPDVH